One region of Burkholderiales bacterium genomic DNA includes:
- the panB gene encoding 3-methyl-2-oxobutanoate hydroxymethyltransferase → MRITLNTLHKMAQDGEKIAMLTCYDASFALLLENAGVEVLLVGDSLGMVLQGHESTLPVTLAEMVYHTRCVARGSKRAFIVADMPFGSFQLSPQQTFANAAQLMAAGAHMVKLEGGQAVVDSVGFLTERGLPVCGHLGLTPQSVHQLGGYRVQGKGDREAKRVMQDAKMLEQAGAGMLVLEAVPSVLAKQITAKLAIPTIGIGAGLDCSGQVLVLHDMLDVSPGKRPKFVKNFLDGRNGVQAAIEAYVKEVKAKSFPGPEHSF, encoded by the coding sequence ATGCGGATTACTCTGAACACACTGCATAAAATGGCGCAGGATGGCGAGAAAATAGCCATGCTCACCTGTTACGACGCAAGCTTCGCCCTGCTGTTGGAAAATGCAGGGGTGGAAGTGCTGCTCGTCGGCGATTCGCTGGGCATGGTGCTGCAAGGCCACGAATCGACGTTACCGGTGACGCTTGCAGAAATGGTCTACCACACGCGCTGCGTGGCGCGTGGCTCGAAGCGCGCCTTCATTGTCGCCGACATGCCGTTCGGCAGTTTCCAGTTGAGTCCGCAGCAGACATTCGCGAATGCTGCGCAGCTTATGGCCGCGGGGGCGCACATGGTCAAGCTTGAAGGAGGCCAAGCGGTGGTGGACAGCGTCGGTTTTCTTACGGAGCGCGGCCTTCCAGTGTGCGGACATCTTGGGCTCACCCCGCAATCGGTGCATCAGCTTGGTGGCTACCGCGTCCAGGGCAAGGGCGACCGCGAGGCAAAGCGGGTGATGCAGGACGCGAAGATGCTGGAGCAAGCGGGCGCCGGGATGCTGGTCTTGGAGGCGGTGCCCTCGGTACTGGCGAAGCAAATAACGGCGAAACTTGCGATACCCACGATTGGCATCGGCGCAGGCTTGGACTGTTCCGGCCAAGTGCTCGTGCTGCACGATATGTTGGACGTTTCGCCCGGCAAGAGGCCAAAATTCGTGAAAAACTTCCTGGACGGCAGAAACGGCGTACAAGCTGCGATTGAAGCATATGTAAAGGAAGTAAAAGCCAAATCGTTTCCCGGCCCTGAGCATTCGTTCTGA
- the panC gene encoding pantoate--beta-alanine ligase, with protein MQVVSKIEALRSRLDSERDVAFVPTMGNLHHGHLALVDLAHKHALCVVASIFVNRLQFGPNDDFARYPRTLEEDCAKLQRHGADVVFAPEENELFPIPQRVTVDLPPLADELCGKFRPGHFRGVATVVLKLFNIVQPRIAVFGKKDYQQLLIIREMVRELNLPIEIIPAEIERAPDGLALSSRNSYLSPAERLEAPRLYRTLAYIKERIAGGERDFGGLQREAEKMLDSHGWRVDYVALRKNSTLEPAQAIDNEMIALGAAWLGETRLIDNLEVFVTG; from the coding sequence ATGCAAGTCGTTTCCAAAATTGAAGCTTTGCGCTCCAGGCTGGACAGCGAGCGCGACGTTGCGTTCGTCCCAACTATGGGTAACCTGCACCACGGGCATCTCGCGCTAGTTGATCTTGCCCACAAGCACGCGCTTTGTGTGGTAGCAAGCATATTTGTGAACCGATTGCAATTCGGTCCAAACGACGATTTTGCGCGCTATCCGCGCACCCTCGAAGAAGACTGCGCGAAGCTGCAGAGACACGGTGCGGACGTTGTGTTTGCGCCTGAGGAGAACGAGCTTTTTCCGATTCCGCAAAGGGTGACGGTGGATCTGCCGCCACTGGCAGATGAATTGTGCGGTAAATTTCGCCCCGGGCATTTCCGCGGTGTCGCTACCGTAGTGCTCAAGCTATTCAATATCGTGCAGCCGCGAATCGCCGTGTTTGGGAAAAAGGATTACCAACAACTTCTGATTATTCGCGAAATGGTGCGTGAACTTAATTTGCCGATCGAGATTATTCCTGCAGAAATTGAGCGCGCTCCTGACGGACTGGCATTAAGCTCAAGAAACAGCTATTTAAGTCCTGCGGAGCGGCTTGAGGCGCCGCGCCTGTACCGAACGCTGGCATATATAAAGGAGCGAATCGCGGGTGGGGAACGGGACTTTGGCGGACTGCAGAGGGAAGCCGAAAAAATGCTTGACAGTCATGGCTGGCGGGTGGACTATGTTGCACTGCGGAAAAACTCCACGCTGGAGCCTGCCCAAGCCATTGATAACGAAATGATTGCGCTGGGCGCCGCATGGCTTGGCGAAACCAGGCTTATCGATAACCTCGAGGTTTTCGTTACCGGCTAG
- the queA gene encoding tRNA preQ1(34) S-adenosylmethionine ribosyltransferase-isomerase QueA: protein MRTSDFDYHLPQELIAQFPAEPRSASRLLWLDGASGKLHDSRFMDLPQFLKPNDVLVLNDTRVIKARMFANKESGGKVELLVERVLDNHHALAQVRASHAPRPGSKLFLANHFEAIVELRQGDFYTLRFSSDITVAELLERIGVMPLPPYISRPASALDEARYQTVYAREPGAVAAPTAGLHFDAAMLDHLRERGVKIVFVTLHVGAGTFKPVCVDDISEHRMHNEWYDISAATVSIIETAQREGGRVVAVGSTSLRALEAAAVSQKLQASCGETDIFITPGYRFKVVQRLLTNFHLPRSTLLMLVSAFGGVENIRRAYRHAVENRYRFFSYGDAMLIERQS, encoded by the coding sequence ATGCGAACCAGCGATTTTGATTATCATTTGCCACAGGAACTCATTGCGCAGTTTCCTGCCGAGCCGCGCAGTGCCAGCCGACTGCTTTGGCTTGACGGCGCAAGCGGTAAATTGCACGACTCTCGGTTTATGGACCTGCCGCAATTTCTCAAACCCAATGATGTGTTGGTATTGAATGATACCCGCGTTATTAAAGCCCGCATGTTCGCGAATAAAGAAAGCGGTGGCAAAGTGGAGCTGCTTGTGGAACGGGTTCTGGACAACCATCATGCGCTGGCGCAGGTGCGCGCCAGTCACGCGCCGCGGCCGGGTTCGAAGTTGTTTCTCGCAAATCATTTCGAAGCAATCGTGGAACTGCGTCAAGGGGACTTCTACACGCTGCGTTTCAGCAGCGACATCACGGTTGCGGAACTACTGGAGCGCATCGGCGTAATGCCGCTGCCCCCATACATTTCGCGGCCCGCTTCGGCGCTTGACGAAGCGCGTTATCAGACGGTTTATGCGCGCGAACCGGGCGCGGTGGCAGCGCCTACTGCGGGCCTGCATTTTGACGCGGCCATGCTCGACCATTTGCGCGAGCGTGGGGTGAAAATTGTCTTTGTGACTTTGCATGTGGGCGCAGGGACCTTCAAGCCGGTATGCGTGGATGATATCAGCGAGCATAGAATGCACAATGAGTGGTACGACATTTCCGCTGCGACCGTTTCCATAATCGAAACGGCGCAACGCGAAGGCGGACGCGTCGTGGCCGTGGGCAGCACTAGCTTGCGCGCGCTGGAAGCGGCGGCTGTAAGCCAAAAATTGCAGGCGAGTTGCGGCGAGACGGATATTTTTATCACTCCCGGCTACCGGTTTAAAGTCGTGCAACGGCTCCTTACGAATTTTCATCTGCCGCGCTCCACGTTACTTATGCTCGTGTCGGCCTTTGGCGGAGTAGAAAACATACGCCGCGCTTACCGACACGCCGTGGAAAACCGCTACCGGTTTTTCAGTTACGGCGATGCGATGTTGATCGAGCGCCAATCGTGA
- the panD gene encoding aspartate 1-decarboxylase, translated as MQRTMLKSKLHRVRVTHAELHYEGSCAIDRRLMDAADIREFQQIDIYNITNGERFTTYAIPAERDSGIVSVNGAAAHKAKPDDLLIIATYAVYSELELQKYRPELIYVDQCNRILDRRQEIPMQRA; from the coding sequence ATGCAGAGGACGATGCTCAAGTCGAAATTGCACCGCGTGCGCGTCACGCATGCCGAGTTGCATTATGAAGGTTCCTGCGCGATTGATCGGAGGCTAATGGATGCGGCGGACATTCGCGAGTTCCAGCAAATAGACATCTACAATATAACCAACGGCGAACGTTTTACCACGTACGCCATCCCGGCCGAACGCGATTCGGGAATTGTTTCAGTCAATGGGGCAGCGGCGCACAAAGCAAAACCGGATGATCTTTTGATCATCGCGACTTATGCTGTTTACTCGGAATTGGAATTGCAAAAATACCGTCCCGAACTGATTTACGTGGACCAGTGCAACCGTATTCTTGACCGACGCCAAGAAATCCCGATGCAGCGGGCTTGA